In Rhizobium leguminosarum, a genomic segment contains:
- a CDS encoding DUF7007 domain-containing protein: protein MSALATQPHDQPTPEDLGVEFGQSAEGFAVARIGDTVLAMLPRNEGGGLLASAWRVSKPLAELTRSDFYIYESTLANEVAFRERVFETAEHKRELRGLDRHDVRVHCNTPWGASQGATIYAEGIVSHSTADHGGIKLSTERNRLVHPMLRQNSGWYEEDVEWAIVALTFPRLFTAYEQKCADRTIRESIPDAWEAIHGRVLNAGESIEKDRRDFEKQHVGDWIVISAITSDHEKGFVEVVAVLGGNRRSEGRRFLVDSEEYAGRGRFGFVLDETRHCLYDGPSSFVGWNR from the coding sequence ATGAGCGCCCTTGCCACCCAACCTCACGACCAACCCACCCCTGAAGATTTAGGGGTGGAGTTCGGGCAGAGCGCCGAGGGATTCGCCGTCGCGCGTATCGGCGACACCGTGCTTGCCATGCTCCCACGCAACGAAGGTGGCGGCCTCCTTGCCAGCGCGTGGCGCGTTTCAAAGCCGCTCGCCGAGTTGACGCGTTCAGACTTCTATATCTACGAGTCGACGCTGGCCAACGAGGTGGCGTTCCGGGAACGCGTGTTTGAAACGGCCGAACACAAGCGCGAACTGCGCGGGCTCGACCGCCATGATGTTCGGGTTCATTGCAATACCCCATGGGGCGCATCGCAGGGCGCGACGATCTATGCCGAGGGAATCGTCTCCCATTCGACCGCGGATCACGGGGGAATTAAGCTCTCCACTGAGCGGAACCGTCTCGTGCATCCGATGCTTCGCCAAAATAGCGGCTGGTACGAGGAGGATGTCGAATGGGCAATCGTCGCGCTGACCTTCCCTCGGCTGTTCACGGCCTACGAACAAAAATGTGCCGACCGCACGATCCGCGAATCCATTCCGGACGCGTGGGAAGCGATCCACGGGCGGGTCCTCAACGCCGGCGAATCCATCGAGAAGGACCGCCGGGATTTCGAGAAACAGCACGTCGGCGACTGGATCGTGATTTCCGCGATCACCTCCGACCATGAGAAAGGCTTCGTCGAGGTCGTGGCCGTGCTCGGTGGCAATCGGCGTTCGGAAGGACGGCGCTTCCTTGTCGACAGCGAGGAATATGCAGGACGCGGCCGCTTCGGTTTTGTCCTCGATGAAACGCGCCACTGCCTATATGACGGTCCGTCGAGTTTCGTCGGCTGGAACCGGTAA
- a CDS encoding DUF7673 family protein, translated as MDEITRTAFERLLEVARSDTGQSGRVSSFILAWWNAEGLGGFDLADLFAVDRGLARDMTTVFTYIATRNTAEYPERYRAELEDLIRIWRPQAWAAANEPA; from the coding sequence ATGGACGAAATCACGCGTACCGCCTTCGAAAGGCTTCTCGAAGTTGCCCGCTCGGATACCGGACAGTCGGGCCGCGTCTCCTCCTTTATTCTCGCATGGTGGAATGCCGAAGGCCTCGGCGGGTTCGATCTTGCCGATTTGTTTGCGGTCGACCGAGGCCTAGCCCGCGACATGACGACGGTCTTCACCTATATCGCCACACGAAACACGGCCGAGTATCCCGAGCGCTATCGCGCCGAACTCGAAGACCTCATCCGAATATGGCGGCCGCAGGCATGGGCGGCTGCAAACGAACCCGCCTGA
- a CDS encoding ArdC family protein: MSKKERSDRIDVYTRITERIVADLEQGVRPWVQPWRAANVTGRVTRPLRHNGEPYSGMNVLLLWSEGMARGFTSPIWMTFRQAGELGAHVRKGEGGATVVYASRFTRTETDAFGDEVERDIPFLKTYSVFNVEQIDGLPEQYYHRPAPVIDPVERIEHADGFFANTRAVIRHGGSQAYYAPAGDFIQLPVFETFRDAASYVAVLAHESVHWTAHPDRVGRDLSRYSKDKTERARAELIAEVGSCLVCADLGIVPELEPRPDHAAYLASWLKVLSNDKRAIFQAAAHAQRAVAYLHGLQPAITEEREAA, encoded by the coding sequence ATGAGCAAGAAGGAAAGAAGCGATCGGATCGACGTCTACACGCGCATCACCGAGCGTATCGTCGCCGATCTCGAGCAGGGCGTGCGTCCATGGGTCCAGCCCTGGCGTGCGGCCAACGTCACGGGTCGGGTCACCCGGCCGCTGCGGCACAATGGCGAGCCGTATTCCGGGATGAATGTGCTGCTCTTGTGGTCGGAGGGCATGGCACGCGGCTTCACCTCGCCGATCTGGATGACCTTTCGCCAGGCGGGCGAACTTGGCGCGCATGTGCGAAAGGGGGAGGGTGGCGCCACAGTCGTCTATGCCAGCCGCTTCACCAGGACGGAAACGGATGCCTTCGGCGACGAAGTCGAGCGGGACATCCCGTTCCTCAAAACGTATAGCGTCTTCAACGTCGAGCAGATCGACGGGCTGCCGGAGCAGTATTATCATCGGCCGGCCCCGGTTATCGATCCGGTCGAACGGATCGAGCACGCCGACGGCTTCTTCGCCAATACCCGCGCTGTCATCCGGCATGGCGGCTCACAGGCGTATTACGCTCCGGCCGGCGATTTCATCCAGCTGCCCGTGTTCGAAACTTTCCGCGATGCTGCCTCTTATGTCGCGGTTTTAGCGCACGAATCCGTCCATTGGACAGCGCATCCCGATCGTGTCGGCCGCGATCTCAGCCGCTACTCCAAGGACAAGACCGAACGCGCGCGCGCGGAACTCATTGCCGAGGTTGGGAGCTGCCTCGTTTGCGCCGATCTCGGGATCGTCCCGGAACTGGAGCCTCGTCCCGATCATGCCGCGTACCTTGCCAGCTGGCTGAAAGTTCTTTCCAACGACAAGCGGGCAATTTTTCAGGCCGCCGCCCATGCCCAGCGTGCCGTTGCCTATCTGCACGGCCTGCAGCCGGCCATAACCGAAGAGCGGGAGGCAGCATGA
- a CDS encoding DUF2958 domain-containing protein produces the protein MRLLTLEIRATLLINGRNRDADHVPVVKFFNPFGEGVWLATELDEDGDTMFGLADLGYPELGSFSLREMSSIRLPWGMGIERDLLFTGFLPISVWAEAARQTGSIRAAERVVHAAARARRGEE, from the coding sequence ATGCGCCTCCTGACTCTCGAAATCCGTGCGACGCTGCTCATAAATGGTCGCAACCGCGACGCCGATCACGTGCCGGTAGTGAAGTTCTTCAATCCATTCGGCGAAGGCGTCTGGCTGGCGACTGAGCTGGACGAGGATGGCGACACGATGTTCGGTCTTGCCGATCTCGGTTATCCCGAGCTCGGCAGTTTTTCTCTTCGAGAGATGTCGTCGATCCGCTTGCCCTGGGGCATGGGCATCGAGCGGGATCTTCTGTTCACCGGTTTCCTTCCGATTTCCGTCTGGGCGGAAGCCGCTCGCCAGACGGGCAGCATCAGGGCAGCGGAGCGTGTCGTCCATGCCGCCGCCCGCGCCCGGCGGGGGGAGGAATGA
- a CDS encoding DUF736 domain-containing protein, which translates to MAVIGEFTTNGNVIQGNVRTLTVGMKVRLTSIERTSRDAPDFRAVSNGAEVGAGWKAVSGNGEPYISLKLDDPSFNAPINAALWPTEADGDYVLVWSRPNREAA; encoded by the coding sequence ATGGCAGTCATCGGCGAATTCACCACCAACGGCAACGTCATTCAGGGCAACGTTCGGACCCTCACGGTCGGCATGAAGGTTCGCCTGACCTCGATCGAGCGCACCTCGCGCGACGCTCCCGATTTCCGGGCCGTCTCCAACGGCGCAGAAGTCGGAGCCGGCTGGAAGGCGGTCTCGGGCAACGGCGAGCCTTATATCTCGCTCAAGCTCGACGACCCGAGCTTCAATGCTCCGATCAACGCGGCGCTATGGCCGACTGAGGCCGACGGCGACTACGTCCTCGTCTGGTCCCGTCCGAACCGCGAAGCAGCCTGA
- a CDS encoding IS5 family transposase, with product MSSHPALSQHYRVGETENQWGVDAAYDVTDREWEFIAPFMPAPRRLGRPRKTDLREVLNALLYIASTGCQWRMLPKDFPPCSTVQRYFYEWRAMGLWPRINHHLVMEARELDGKEASPTAGAIDSQSVKTTESGGIRGFDAGKKIKGRKRHIIVDTLGLMVGLMVHSADIQDRDGAPDLLKSIRNRWPWLLHVFADGGYAGDKLKKRLQKIGKWTLEIIKRTDKAKGFEILPRRWVVERTFAWLGRCRRLAKDFETSIASAEAWITIAHIRMLTRRLARYGYR from the coding sequence GTGAGCTCACATCCGGCCCTCAGCCAGCACTACCGAGTAGGTGAAACTGAAAATCAATGGGGCGTAGACGCCGCATACGATGTTACCGATCGCGAATGGGAATTTATTGCGCCGTTCATGCCCGCGCCACGGCGCCTGGGCCGGCCACGCAAGACCGATCTGCGCGAGGTTTTAAACGCCCTTCTCTATATCGCTTCGACAGGCTGCCAGTGGCGGATGCTGCCGAAGGACTTTCCGCCCTGTTCAACGGTGCAGCGGTATTTCTATGAATGGCGGGCAATGGGTCTTTGGCCACGGATCAACCACCACCTCGTCATGGAGGCACGGGAGCTGGACGGGAAGGAAGCTTCACCGACGGCTGGCGCCATCGACAGCCAAAGCGTCAAAACTACTGAAAGCGGCGGTATTCGGGGCTTTGATGCGGGTAAGAAGATCAAGGGCCGCAAGCGCCACATCATTGTTGATACGCTCGGGCTGATGGTCGGCCTCATGGTGCACAGCGCTGATATCCAGGACCGCGACGGCGCTCCCGATCTCCTGAAATCTATCCGCAACCGATGGCCGTGGCTCCTTCATGTCTTCGCCGATGGCGGCTATGCGGGCGACAAGCTGAAAAAGCGGCTGCAGAAAATAGGAAAATGGACACTCGAAATTATCAAGCGTACCGACAAGGCCAAGGGTTTCGAAATCCTGCCGCGCCGCTGGGTCGTCGAGAGGACGTTCGCCTGGCTGGGACGATGCAGAAGATTGGCCAAGGACTTCGAGACATCCATCGCTTCAGCAGAAGCCTGGATAACCATCGCTCACATCCGAATGCTCACCAGGCGGCTGGCAAGATACGGATATCGTTGA
- the tnpC gene encoding IS66 family transposase: MSSRLDLSLFPDLPPEVVKAFAAMQFELSVERAARQHEQAVVAEKDAFIAELKELIEKLEGQVHDYRRTKFGPKSEKLDPAQMELALEDLETAIAETQARIAAVEKKIEASASNDPAKTPSRKERKARALPEHLPRVENVIEPESIVCPCGCGNMVRIGEDRTERLDRIPARYEVIVTIRPKYVCPKGRTGVVQARAPAHLLEGSWPTEALLAEIAVSKHSEHMPLNRQAEVMARHGVPIDRTVLADWMGRTGAAIAPVVDHMAKRLLLGSTRLYVDETTAPVLDPGRGKTKTGYLWAVLRDDRGWNGSAASGVVFHYRPGRKGEYAAEILDGFNGTIQVDAYGGYSHLAASDRIGGAPLKLAFCWAHGRRKLIKATPKSGSPIVDEALVRIAALYKIEDSIRGSDPEHRRAVRQALSLPLVDEFFTWIAAQAARVSRKSDLGVALAYMLKRQDGFRLFLDDGCVDIDSNLVENAIRRPAMNRRNALFAGHDEGGRNWARFASLIGTCKMNGVEPYAYMCDLFTRLANGHLAKDIDDLMPWAYAARIKAAQ, encoded by the coding sequence ATGTCGTCGCGCCTTGATCTCAGCCTGTTTCCGGACCTTCCGCCAGAGGTTGTCAAAGCCTTTGCGGCGATGCAGTTCGAGTTGTCGGTCGAGCGCGCTGCACGTCAGCATGAGCAGGCGGTCGTTGCCGAAAAGGACGCGTTCATCGCCGAGCTGAAGGAACTGATCGAGAAGCTTGAGGGGCAGGTTCACGACTATCGGCGCACGAAGTTCGGTCCGAAGTCGGAAAAGCTCGATCCGGCGCAGATGGAACTGGCGCTGGAAGATCTTGAAACGGCGATTGCCGAAACACAGGCGCGGATCGCCGCCGTCGAGAAAAAGATCGAAGCCAGCGCCTCGAATGACCCCGCGAAAACCCCTTCTCGCAAGGAGCGCAAGGCTCGTGCACTGCCCGAACATCTGCCGCGGGTCGAGAATGTGATCGAGCCCGAGAGCATCGTTTGTCCCTGCGGTTGCGGCAACATGGTGCGGATCGGCGAGGATCGGACGGAACGGCTCGACCGTATTCCGGCACGCTACGAGGTGATCGTCACGATCCGCCCGAAATACGTATGCCCCAAGGGTCGAACGGGCGTCGTCCAGGCCAGAGCGCCGGCACATCTGCTGGAAGGGAGCTGGCCGACCGAAGCCCTTCTGGCGGAGATTGCCGTCTCCAAGCATTCGGAACACATGCCGCTGAACCGTCAGGCCGAGGTCATGGCGCGACACGGTGTGCCGATCGACCGCACGGTCCTTGCCGATTGGATGGGGCGCACGGGTGCTGCGATCGCACCGGTGGTCGACCACATGGCCAAGCGGCTGCTTTTGGGCAGCACAAGGCTCTATGTCGACGAGACAACAGCTCCGGTACTGGATCCGGGGCGAGGCAAGACGAAGACCGGCTATCTCTGGGCCGTACTGCGCGACGACCGCGGCTGGAATGGCTCTGCTGCGTCAGGTGTGGTGTTCCATTATCGGCCCGGGCGTAAAGGAGAATATGCCGCTGAAATCCTCGACGGGTTCAACGGCACAATCCAGGTGGATGCCTACGGCGGTTACTCTCATCTCGCTGCGTCGGATCGTATCGGCGGCGCTCCGCTGAAGCTGGCTTTCTGTTGGGCGCACGGGCGCAGAAAGCTGATCAAGGCCACGCCAAAGAGCGGATCGCCCATCGTTGATGAGGCACTGGTTCGTATCGCCGCCCTCTACAAGATCGAAGACAGTATCCGAGGTTCAGATCCCGAACATCGCCGGGCAGTTCGACAGGCCCTGTCTCTGCCGCTGGTGGACGAGTTCTTCACCTGGATCGCGGCTCAGGCTGCGCGTGTATCACGCAAATCCGATCTCGGCGTCGCCCTGGCGTATATGCTGAAACGGCAAGATGGCTTTCGGCTGTTCCTTGATGACGGATGCGTCGATATCGATTCCAACCTGGTGGAAAATGCCATCCGTCGCCCGGCCATGAACCGCCGCAATGCGCTCTTTGCAGGCCATGATGAAGGCGGACGTAACTGGGCCCGGTTCGCCAGCCTGATTGGCACATGCAAAATGAACGGCGTGGAGCCCTACGCCTATATGTGTGATCTCTTTACACGTCTCGCCAATGGCCACCTTGCCAAAGACATCGACGATCTGATGCCGTGGGCCTATGCCGCTCGCATCAAGGCCGCACAATGA
- the tnpB gene encoding IS66 family insertion sequence element accessory protein TnpB (TnpB, as the term is used for proteins encoded by IS66 family insertion elements, is considered an accessory protein, since TnpC, encoded by a neighboring gene, is a DDE family transposase.), producing the protein MIVAGQRLPILIATRPVDFRCGHQALALMVQTELKLDPHSGVTVIFRSKRGDRLKILVWDGSGMVLIYKILEHGSFAWPKVQDGTMRLSRGQYEALFEGLDWRRVMARRVAAPSAAG; encoded by the coding sequence ATGATCGTCGCCGGCCAACGATTGCCGATCCTGATCGCGACGCGGCCGGTTGACTTCCGCTGTGGGCATCAGGCCTTGGCTCTGATGGTGCAGACCGAATTGAAGCTGGACCCGCATTCCGGGGTGACGGTGATCTTCCGGTCCAAGCGCGGGGACCGCCTGAAAATCCTGGTGTGGGATGGCAGCGGAATGGTCCTGATTTATAAAATTCTTGAACATGGAAGCTTTGCCTGGCCCAAGGTTCAGGATGGGACGATGCGTCTTTCCAGGGGTCAATATGAGGCTTTGTTCGAAGGTCTTGATTGGCGACGAGTGATGGCACGACGGGTGGCCGCGCCGTCGGCGGCAGGATGA